The DNA region ttaGCCAACTGCAAACCATATGCAATTCGATGATCATGACACCCTAGCTAGCTATTTGCATGGAGTCTTGATTAGATATGAAATCTGTCCATGATCTATTAATTTGGGCCACAACTCCGAGTAATGCCCTAGCTAGCTATTTCGATAATGATTAGCTTTAAACTACATTTGAATGTTGAACTGAGTTGAATTCCTTATGAATTAATATTAGTTAGGTTGAGTAGGTGAAGTAAGTTATGTAGAACccatttaaaatgagtttagatgtatttagatattaagatgattgtttaatattttatgaaaaatcataaaaggtTGTGAGTTTCACGTATAAGATGTGTttagttgaaaaaagttatagatCCCACATGTAAGAAGGTGTTAAGTTAAGATTAGTTTAGTAATTTTAAAGTTAGATGttaaactcaacttaaaattagactgaactagTTGATCTCAACTTAATCTTACAACCACATATGaccttaatattattaattatgaaaCTTTAGCAGATTTGGCCAACCATTTGGAAACATGAACCCAATcgacatgcatatatatatatgcacctaAGGGTGGACCCACAAATTAAgcgcgtatatatatatatatatatatatatatatatatatttgagaagGAATAACCATTCACGGCAATTAAGGAGAGTCAATATGTACCATACTTAGCCAAAAAAAGAGAGTCATGAATATATATGTCAACTAGTACTACATtatcctaattaattaattctagcAGCGTCAAAAGAATTACCGGATCAGCTTCCAAAGCTTGTGGGCGAACTTTCCATTGTCATGATCTGAGGTTAGAAACGCAATTTGCTAATTTCCAGGTTTTTTCTGAAGAAATTAAATAAGGTTAATTAATCGGTTATAAACGACATACAATCAGGAAAAATTCATGCCATTTTACGTTGTCAACAAAGTAATAAATCATGTGTAATTAAAGCCACTTAATTAATTACATGGTCGTCATGAAtagtttaattaatttacatgCAACCTTAAATCAGTAACcttttcattattatatatatttttcctagCTTATAATTTCAGAATTAAGTAATTCACTCAGTACAttaattgtaattaattaaattcggcatacataattatagaaaaaacaTGATCATGTACGCAccttaacaaatatatatatatatatatatatatatatatatatataagtactacTGGATCGTGAAGAAGACTGCATTATTCTAACTGAAGAAAGTATCATTCGGTTCACGATCCATCTAAATTAATACGTACGctatataaatcttatcattcatTGATCATGTAGTACTATATATTCTAAATCGAAACAATTAAACAATAATAAACGTACAAGATATTATACAAATCATCTTGAGCCCTAcacaactaattaattaaatattattggaGCATACGATATTCGAAACTCAGCTTTATCCTATAAAAATACCCCTGGCCCCTCCTAAAATGAATTATTCCTAAAAATATACATGCTGTGGGGGAGGGGGAGAGTCATCTTTGAATTCCTAATGAAGCCTTAAATCGATCTAATTATTAATCACAATCGCTTTAATTTGGATCCAACTAAACTTGGAAGTAAATGTATGCATATcgaaatttttaacatttttttttttttatttaaacacttcCTACCATTTGTATGCTTATGATATGTCTATGtttattacaattataaaaagtCAAAAATTTTCTAAGCTACTGTATTTAATTTGCTTGTATCGTACCCACAATGGACATATATTGATACATTgtcttttgagaaatattttaattattaaaaaaaattataaaaatttacccacaaatttttatagattataaatttatttaattaacgttaatttataattttttttataaaatttatttatgatatacACTTCTCTTGCTTTAATTCGTACGTTAGTTATTGAAAGGTTTTctgttgtaaaaaaattttaaaacgcagCAAGAATACTCTGGAAGAGCGCCCTCGGTTTTGGAAAGCACGTGTCAGCAATCTACAAGATGCGACCACCttcattttctactttttcCACGAGTCTGAGAATCCAGGTACGAGGAATCCCAATCTCTCCCCACTCGTCCCACAAAGCTACGAGACACTCGCTCTGTGGTGGTGACACTTGTCCATAGCAATCTGTCTCTGGGACGCCCAACTCTGCTCCGGATGCGGTCACAGTGTTTCACACCCTTCGACAGATTCTCCCGGAAATTGTCAGCTCAACAGAGCGAGTACATTTGTTTTAAACACTCGCGTGAGTACATCTAGCAGCCAATAGTTGAAACCATTTGTTGGACTTGGGGTACACTACATAGGACAGCTAGATTATTtccataaataaatatcaaagaGGTTTACTTCCTAAGGGATGGCCGCTCCCCAGCTTTccatataaagaataaaaattcgCACCAGATAGCACATCTCAGGTTAACTATTTGGGCTTCttgctcctcctcctcctcctcctcctcctcctttgaAGATCCAAACAAGTAAGCTCAATTTCTGCATCTTCATCTTGTTTTCCTTCactattattattgtttacAGATCATTTGTTATCTTTTGCAGAaagttttctctcattttcttttcttattgatTATTAGGGTATCGAACTATTTATAAACTCTTTTTATGCGGATCCAGCCGATAAGAGGAGCGAGAAAACACCTAGGACTATCGCAGAAGGAAGGTCAGATCGATGGGGAGAGGGAAGATAGCAATCCGAAGGATTGATAATTCCACCAGCAGGCAGGTGACTTTCTCAAAGCGTAGAAAAGGGTTGTTTAAGAAGGCCAAGGAGCTGTCAATCCTTTGTGATGCAGAAGTTGGGGTCATTGTCTTCTCCAGCACCGACAAGCTATACGATTATGCTAGCACAAGGTTTCATTctcttattaaatttttttttgcatatttatcaataattcataagCGATTAAAGTTTTTCTACCTACATTTGTTTCTCAATCTTTTGTTTGTGTGTTTCTTTTGATTGGCTCTTTTACAACATAAATCATCATGTCGCAGATAAAGTATATATTTATGTtggtatttaataaaaataaggtGGGCTGCTGATCATTCGAAGAAATAGTACTGATGTGGATTATGCTaacgtatatattatattaagcaTGCTTTCATTATGAAGAACCTTGAATATTGACATGCATCTACTTCAACACAGAAACCTTGAAGACCCGTAAGCTAATTTACTCCATGAAACCATCGATCTTGTTTCAACAAAGAAACAGACTTTTGGAATTTTAAGATACTTCTGTTCAAGTTCAATATCGAGGAATCAAACTTCCAGCTAGTTTGTTTAACTTGGAGTAATAAAATTCATGAGTTAGATAGGGACATTTTCAAGCAAAGTTTAGCTAGATGAGGAAACTTTTACTAATTTTCTAAGGAAGATCCAAGTTTCCACATCTGTTTTGGTTTAACAAAAATGGATGGTTGACTAGACTCTTAGACTGATAAGTACCGGAGAACTAAAAGCAAATCTTGATTTTGACGCAGATGGTCAATCTGTAATTTGTGCATGTCTGTGTTTGTCTCTATATCATGTATCTATATATGATAATTCTgtctagaaatagattcatttcAGGTTTTGATATTATAAGAATATCTTTTTGCTTTATTTCAGATCAAAAGATACCTTCTTTCATCATATCATGTTGTCATGAATAAACTAATACTGATTTCGAAAAGCATGATCATCTCTATAATAATGCTATTTTTGGTATTCCTCGAAACCAGTTTGCATTTTATATTTGTAAGATTCTTTTAACAAAAGGTTATATACGTACAAATTAAGAGAAAATTCAAGAGATCGATTGGACATACAGATGATTAATTGGTAAGTACTTACGCTGAAGTAGTTTGTTATATATTACAAGTCCGACACAACAATTCTAGCTAATTAATCACAACAGTAACCaccatatatagtatatttccATTGGAATCGATGACAATGATAGCAAATCATGAAtcgtttaaaacaaaaaattatttcaaaaaaggGCTGGgagatatgcatgcatgtagttTTATCCTTCTTTTTTGGTTCAATGCTTTCGAATTTTTCAGGTAAGGTTCCAATTGCATGCAAAAGTTCAAAAGTACTCTATAAATATTGCACCATTATCCTTCAATTTGAGGAGTATACCGTACAATTTTCCTTAAAATATCTtagacaatattaaatatttaataaatatataaaatccaTTTTGTAGATCTATCTCTATATCTCTCTTTAAACTCTAGAGTTTTGGACTGATCGGATTCAAGACTTTGGTACGCAGACATGACATTAAGGATTATTGATAACACATATTGATCATCATGACTAGGCCACACGCTACATTAATATTCTTATATATTCAAAACCAATTTACATCCACTGGATAGTAACCAAGATTTTAACCCATGCAGCAACAGTACTAGCCAGCATGTATCTAACTGTTTAATTcctcatttttttaacattaaccCAACaaaattagttaatatatagtGCTTTCATCTGTGATAGTATGATATAATTTAGTCTTTCGTCTctatctattattataaatggctgtagaaggttatatatatactttgattATGATCATGATGATAATGCTACCCATGTGTATTATCAGCATGAAATCTGTTGTCGAGCGTtacaacaaagaaaaagagaaatcagACAAGCAGTACAGTCGGCCTGCTAATATAGAAGTCAAGGTAATTATTGATCATGCCTCACACATGCATATTCCTAGCTCCACAAGTTCATGCTTCAATTAAAAATAGATCAGGCATATGAACACCATTATATATCATGTTTTATCCATGacttcaaattaaaattaaagcaACAAACCGACGATAAAGTAATTAACTTGTGAATCGGCATCGATCTGGTACTGCAGGTTATAATTAATTGCCTTGCATGCATGTTATGTGCTTTTAACTCACTTTCAATGCCAGCCATTCATAATTCATATATAGATCCCATATACTCAAACATACAGTTTAACTAATACAGTTAATTAataatgtgtgtgtatatatatataataaggagAAATGTGTTAGCCATAAAAAGATACTATAAAATTAAACCCACAAACTGACGTGGCTTGATTTACTTTTTttgcaaaataaatttaatgtatcaTCTGAAGTTACattagtttgtgaatttatttttgtgtgatCTTTTTATAGCTATAGCATTTGatctcatatattaattaactgCTATATATGCTTATACATGAGTATTCATGAGagttttttaatgatttaggCTACGTTTGGATACTGAGAGTACTTCAAATACTCTTAACActtctcactattattcattactttttacctactttttatttctatttattactttattattacttttcacttactttttactattattcataactcTTTTCAACACTCAAACCCACCCTTagtcatatataaatatataggcTACTTAATTCCAGCAGCCATTATTCGAACCATGAGTACTAGATGGAGTTTGCGTATTAATTTCctctatatatatttggttaGCCAACTGCAAACCATTGCAATTCAATGATCATGACACACTAGCTAGCTATTTGCATGGAATCTTGATTATATATGAAATCTGTCCATGATCTCTTAATTTGGGCCACAACTCCGAGTAATGCCctagttagctagctagctatttcGATAATGATTAGCTTTAAACTGCGTTTAAATATTAAGTTGAactgagttctttatgaattaATATTAGTAAGTTGAGTAGGTGGAGTAAGTTATGTGAGGTccatttaaaatgaatttagatgtgTTTAGATCTTAAGATAATcgtttaatactatttatgaaaaattataaaggtTATGAGTTTCACGTATAAAGATGTGTttagttgaaaaaggttgtggatcTCATGTGTAaggagatgttgagttgagatgagtttagtaatttgagatatagatgtttagatgttaaattCAACTTACAATTAGACTGAACTAGTTGATCTCAACTGAATCTTACAACCATACAGAaccttaatattattaattatgaaaCTTTAACAGATTTGGCCAACCATTTGGAAACATGAATCCAATCGACATCCATATATGCAGTTAAGGCTGGACCCACAAATTaagcgcatatatatatatttatatttgagaaGGAATAACTATTCCACTGAAATTAAGGAGAGTCAATATGTACTATACTTGGCCAAAAAAAGAGagtcatgaatatatatatatatatatatatatatatatatatatatatatatgtcaagtaCTACATtatcctaattaattaattctagcAGCGTCAAAAGAATTACAGGATCAGCTACCAAAGGTTGTGGGTGAACTTTCCATTGTCATGATTTGAGGTTAGAAACGCAATTTGCTAATTTCCATGTTTTTTCTGAAGAAATTAAATAAGGTTAATTAATTGGTTATGAACGACATACAAACTAGAATGcgataattaataatatatataaatatatatatatatatatatatatataataaggagAAATGTGTTAGTCATAAAGatatatcataaaattaaactcacaaattgaagCGGTTAGATCAAATGTGTTAAATCATAAAGCCACTTTTTTTGCAAAGTAAAtttaatgtatcatatgaaattacatcagtttgttagtttatttttgtagcTATAGCATTTGatctcatatattaattaattgctATATATGCTTATACATGAGTATTCATGAgagtttttaaatgatttagtCATGCATCCTTCATGCCATCTtctaaataaagaataaaagaaaatatatatttagtcaTGCAATACTCTTAGTACATGACTTAAAAATCAAACGATCATTATGATCCATATTCCATAGACTAATATATATCTACTGCATGCATGATAGTTTTGGCAAAGGGAGGCAGCAGCCTTGGGGCAACAACTGCAGTACTTGCAAGAATGCCACAGGTAGGGTCATTTCAAGCtcaataaaatgaatatattatcAATATCAGCATTCAAATTGAAAACTATTAATGTGAAAGAAATGCCATGAGAGAGGCAGCTAGCATTACCACTGCTATACCTAATTACCAAGGAATTTTCAGAcatgaaaagaataaataagtGATTAAACATCTgtgttaattaaaatttaaagcaaacaCAGTAGATTCCAGTGTGGGGTTGGAAAAAGCATGCATGTATCAAGTACTTGTGTTCAAACCATATATAGAATTACACCCACAGCTCCAAGCTAGCCTAACCTCATGAACTAAATTAAGTTCAGCCCGGCCAAACTCAGTTTTCGCTTTTTTGGTCAGCCGTAAAACCTCCTTTCATTTGCTTCCCTCCAGCTCCCAGCTCAAAATGCACGACCTCCTGTGGCCAAGTCAAACTTTTAGGATCAGCTTAATTTGTATTAGAAGCGAAGATTCAAGGGCACGTCCTCACTTCTTTCATTCTGATCTAGTACTACTCCCTATGCATGGGTTAATCCACATAGCAGCCGTATGGGTATGACGAGGATGGTTTGAATCATCTTCAAATTAAGGCATATTCTTCCAACCTGCTAACAGCAAGTCATGTTGacacaaataagttaataacatgaTTTGTCGGGTTTTAAGACTTTTGTAGTAAAACTTAAAATGTGTTAATTTAGCACTAATTTCCTTTCAGTATATAACCTACGTACAGTACTTGAAACTATATATTATGCATGCGTGCAGGCAATTTATGGGCGAAGAACTTTCTAGTCTGCGAGTTGAAGATCTACAAAACCTAGAAACTCAGCTGGAAATGAGCTTGAAGGGTATTCGAGAGAAGAAAGTATGCGAATATTAGCCTTTAGTACTTGCGATTTAATCCAGCAATTCAAAATTCCCCGAATAGATAGCACACACTTTGAACCTTTTTTGCAGGAGAAATATTTACTGaccaaataaaagaactaaaccGGATCAAGGTTCAGTCCTCCttcgaaaaaagaaaaaaaaaaaacagatcaaGGTtttccaggaaaaaaaaaatagtctgcAATATTTCCCCTAGTTTTTGTTTTGCTGCCAATTCCACTTAATTCATAAGCTAACTTTCTTTCATATCATTGTAGGGAAACCTCATCCGACAGGAGAATTTAGAACTCTACGAGAAGATGAACCTCATTCGCAAAGAAAACGAAGAATTGAAAACGAAGGTACGTATTGATGATCTAGCGGCCCGATAACTTTATATAATTATGCATCCGTAAATtaaaccttttcttttcttctttgtatATCTTTCAATATTTTAGTACGTACATACATGAAGAGCTAGCCTTCAGAGGGGGAAAGAAAGAACGAAATTGAACACCAATTAATAAGCTAGATATACATGATCAGGGTCCATGCATGAATGGTATTTATCTTGAAACAAGAGAAGGTgaaggaattatatatatatattgatcttcTACCCAATTATTAGCTTAAACAAGAGGCTAATCTGGCACCTCAATTAGGTTTATAAAGCAAGGGAAGTGAACGAAGCTACAAGTAGAAATTGTATTAATGCTCCATACACTATCAGCAAAGGTTTCGATCTGCACGCACCCCGACTCCATCTCCAGCTAAGCCAGCCGCAGCCTCAAAGCAACGAAGTACCAGAAAGGTCAATGAAACTAGGGTACCATCTACTCAATATATATGCCAACAtgcatgctatatatatatatatataccatgtCAAGAGTATTACAGCAATTCCTACTTATGTTTAAATAATCCCTTAATATATGAGTCATCGAAATTGAAACAGGTTACAATTACACTTGCAATTAAGTCCATTTTGACATGCTGCATGCAGTGGATGCCTATCCGTCACTATACCATCATTAGCAATTTGCCGACAGAGGAAACATCAAGCTTCAAACAGTACTGAGATTCGACGATCGATAAACTAAGCATATTTCTTATGAAGCTCAGTGTACGCGAATGTTCTATGAAGCTTGCCGCAAGATGATTATCCAGATCATGATCATTACCGGCTATCTATGTAAAATCTACACAATAATGTGGGAAGGATTGCACATGCATGCcatgtatatattaatgttctagCTGTCTTCAAATTTGTCGTAATCAAACAAATTAATGGACTATTTAAATGGTACTGTGCGTGCATGCTTCTGGTTCGTGTGTTTATATTGTTCTAGCTGTCAatatgtaagagttttatttaaaatctatgTTCCACACACTCATCTTAATAGAGTTTGGAATATATAGTTCAAAACTTATCAATTAAGAGATGAGTAATAATGGAATAAGAAAACTcataagagataagattaaaagtactttatatctctaattatagtcaaaCATATATAAAGTCTGAAATTTCTTGAtagtcagaaatctataaataggactGAGAGGTTAAATGGCTCTCACCTACAATATCAGAGTGCATTTAGCCATCATGAGACACttaagaggaaaagttgctgggTGATCATTCCCTCATAACCaaatctaattcttcatcaaactgatggagaaatgtacatgtttatttattattatttattattatggatcataaaaatcaaagatcaaattattaaaattcatgttaaaatatttaacattgtCATGATCAATCAATTGCACTATTGGTACTACTGATAATTTCGGTTCCAATGTATCTCTACTTGTAACTTGGTCAAAATTTGACTCTCATCTTTTAGAAGATGAAAGGCAactgttttttcaaaaaaaaaacaaaaaaaaaaagaattctggTTTTTCTAAATTCAGCATGCTTCATTTTTTAAGCTATATATAGCCGAAATGATCAATCATGCACTTCTAAAGATGTCCAAGCCGGCCACAAAAGCATGCAATATTGATTGCAATGTACGTACCAATAAATTAAGCAGTCGGCGTTTTGAAGAATCATGATCAATCAGTAATTGTAgttattacaaattaaattgtGCCCTCGATCTGAAAATTAAAGATTGTATTGACGTGACCAAGTTGATGAGATATATATATCGTCAAAATGAGCAACACATGAACAGAATTTGTGATTATTTATGCGACGGTTTCAACATATGGATAAGACAAATAGCATCATGTGTATTTATCgtaattaacttataaaataGATAATTCTGTGGCACCTGCAAGCTGCTAGTGTAacatatatgactactggcatgGGACGAGggccaaaaaaaaataagagaaatgaaaaataatagtattttgtgAAAACTTGGGAACTATATGATCATTTGCATGTGAAGTGAAAGAAGGCACGCGTCTTTGGTACCCTGAAATATTCTCTTGGCCGGAGTAACCACATGGCTTATTTTAGCAGACATCCGATCCCTAACCTTAGTTAAGTGTGTTTAATTATGTAACAAGGCAAGGCTGGAACCCTAGAGAGGAGATGTGCGCGGTCGACGGGAAGGGCTTGGGGAAAAGGATGAAATCGAACCCTAGGAGCACGTGTGTGAAGTGAAGTATTTGAAGTGTTGAAGTGAAGTCATGAAGTGCTGTGTGTGAACTGAAGGGTTGGACGGAAGTGGGAGTTAGGAGCTCGATGGGCTGGGTTCTCTCACGGGTTGGGTTAATTGTAAGGTCTAGGCCCAAAGTCAGTAGTTGAGTAATTAGTTGAGTCAGTGGGCCCTATGGTCCTTTAGACATTTAGAGTAGGCTTGTGCTTGTTTCCCGCGGTTTAATAGTCCAGTAGTTTAATTGAGTCCAGCAGTAGGCCCATGGCCTCTTTCAATTCCTGCGTGTATGTAGCGCAAGAGGAACATCTGGAAAGCATCTTAATGAAAACCTGAATTCCTCTTTttctctattctctctctctctctcctttctctaTCTGAGGTGCTCCTTCGAGAGCTTATTTTCTGTGCGAACCCAAAACAGGTGTGTTACAAATTAGCGCAGAAAGATCAATTCCTTGGTCATCTAGAGTTTCTGAAAAGGCCCAGTGGGCTGGTTAACGTACGTACAATTTGAAGTATTAAAGCATTATATAGTTAATCCTCACCATTTGTTTAGTACTACATGCATTACTTTCGAATCctgattcatataaatatatatatatacacacacaaagtTAGTTTAGTGGACAACCATAGACCCCTATGCCCTTGGCTGTTGGACATGTTGCTAATGGACAATGTTCGCCATCGGTACCCCACCAGGTAAAACCTTTCCCCTCCATGCCCACTGTAAAGTAGAGTAGCACTCCCATGAAAGCCACCCCAGCATCCATTGCTGCTGAAAGAATGTAATTGTACCTATCCCACCACTCCTTTCTGTAACGGAAGATGAAAAGGTTGAAAATTGTTCCTACAATAATCCATGCATTGTAGTTCACTGAAGTTGCTGGTGGCATCATCCCAGTTGCTCCCAGAAGGACTGGAAGATTAATAAGGGGAATCCACTTTTGCTCAGGAAATGCTTTATGTAATATCCAAACAATAAATGGTCCTATTGCACCTCCAAGGAAGAACCAATTCATCATCCCAAAATTTTCGAGAGTCCCAAAGATCCGTTTTGGTCCAACCAGACCCCAAATAACGGATGCGTCAAAGAAGACTCGATCCGAAGGGCATGTCCAGGGGCTGTAAGAGGGAAGGAGATCATCCCGGCATATGTTCTCAATTGAGTACAGCAACCACCATGCCACTACAAGGTTGATGGTTCCAGCCAAGATTGTTCCAATGAACTAGAAAAATACATGCACACCAACACGACAATGGAGCAAAATTGTCCAAAATGATTTTTAGAATATGAGCAAAAATAGCATATAGATACTCATGGAGAGCTAAAAAAATCGTCTGAATTGTCATTCTAATACAGTGAAGCTAGATGAAATCCCATCCCATAATCATCTAGTACACCCATGCTTAGTAGTTGAATGGGACGACTTGGAGGTTGAAAGAAGGATATTGACATAAAAAATGTAACACTCAAGTCTAGTGCCAagctgttttaattttttttttattttaatttatatatacgataaacccatttgaatttttaaatatatatatatatattttttcagatAGACTACAGGGCTAAAATATCTTTTTTGGTAAATTAAGATTTCCTTCGGTTTtgttatttaagttaaaaatcttttatgggccgagataacttttttttcctgaacaagttgaattttttt from Carya illinoinensis cultivar Pawnee chromosome 6, C.illinoinensisPawnee_v1, whole genome shotgun sequence includes:
- the LOC122312820 gene encoding agamous-like MADS-box protein AGL16 produces the protein MGEELSSLRVEDLQNLETQLEMSLKGIREKKGNLIRQENLELYEKMNLIRKENEELKTKVYKAREVNEATSRNCINAPYTISKGFDLHAPRLHLQLSQPQPQSNEVPESGCLSVTIPSLAICRQRKHQASNSTEIRRSIN